The Brachyhypopomus gauderio isolate BG-103 chromosome 19, BGAUD_0.2, whole genome shotgun sequence DNA segment TGCAAGGGGTCGCTGATTCGGACAGTGGTCAGAACAACTAAATGTACATTTCACTTGCTTTTGAAAAGCGAGTAAATCCAGGCAGTATGATTAAAGCATTATATCTTCATGCCTTTGGTCATTTGCAGTGTCCCTGAATGGAGCCAGTCATGGCTGGAACCTGCAGTGACTACTGTAGCTGCTCCCTGTGCTAAACTTAGTCCATGTGCTCCTCACTGACccctttgccccccccccccccccccccccacacacacacacacacacacacactccccacccccAACGTCTGTGGGTGTATTCCTGGCAATTACTTTAATTGGACGCCAGAGTCTTCTCCTATCCATCGCCTCCTCTTAGCACCAGGGTTGTTGTGTGCATGGCTGACCAACGGGAGGTCAAGGGTCAGCCAAATTGGTTTGTGATCCGTTTGGGCCCCGGCTGGTGGGTCTGGTCTGGCGGGGTCTTGTGGGGCCTGTCGTGCTCCCAGGAGGTTGTGATGGGTTGGGTTGGCGCTGGGCGCTTGCTGATTTAGTCTAGGTCATCGGAGGGTAACAGCAGGGTGACGTTtggatatgtgtttgtgtggattTAGTGTCCTCACACTCATGCCTTGAACCCCTACGTCATCACTACCGTGCTCAAGTATCAAATGTGGTAATCTTTCTTTAGGAAGACTTGTTGCTACATACGAAttctcacacactcaaatagTTAGCCCATCCACCAAGCTGCTGAATATGTCCAGAGTTCAGACACGACTATTTTTGGACTATCACACTGAACTCTTGCTCACCGCTCTCTTTGTTTACATGATCAGATGCTTCCCCATAAAGCTGTGGGGCTGTGGGATGTCACGCACCGTGTCCACACTTGCTGTGCTGCTCTGATAACATGAGCCATGGTCCCATCTGCAGTGTTGCCGGTCTTCTGGTCATTCTGGGAAGCTCCTCCCATACAGGGCTTGTTTGTTGTGCTTCCTctgccaaaataaaagtctcctTTCCTTTTAAAACTTGGAGGTCATGTGTCTGCTGCAACCCCAGCACACTGTATCCATGGAAATAGGATCCAGATTTGGGAAGTGACCCCATGCTGCGAGGAAGCTCAGcaacaatgaacacacacacacacacaaacacagctccCAGCTCAAACCACTTACTCAAAATAGTTTTCAGATTTTACACTTTAAAGCAAGGAGCACGTTTATAAATGCGTTCCTGCAGCTAAAGATGGCCGTGTGTGGAAGAGATGAGTCTTGAGGGCCTCtttgaacactcacacacacacacacacacacacacacacacacacagtggtgatGGTCTAAGAGCAGCGTGACCTTTCACTGGAGATCTCGTGGGACTCCAGCTGCACCCGCTTCAGGGAAACGCCTGCAATTCGCCTTGTGAGTCCTGAATAATCCCCACTGACAGTCGCCAATTTTGCAAAGACTGTGACCCCCTCAGCACCCGGTgtgctttatacacacacagacacacacacacacacacacacacacacacacacacacacacacacacacacacacacacctgttttctCACTGCACTCTCTAACCATCAACACTGGTGGTTCTGTTTTCCCCCCGGTCCACACAGGCTTTTATATGCCGCTGCGTTTGGTTTCTCCAAACCTCCACACCTACTTCACTCGGGCTGCATGTAACTGAAGTCGAGTAAGAGGCTCTTGACTCGAGTGGGTAATCTACAGGTGATCTACTCGAGTGGGTGTTCTATAGGTGATCTAATCGAGTGGGTAATCTACAGGTGATCGACTCAAGTGGGTGTTCTATAGGTGATCTACTCGAGTGGGTAATTTACAGGTGATCTACTCAAGTGGGTAATCTACATGTGATCTACTCAAGTGGGTAGTCTACAGGTGATCTACTCGAGTGTGTAATCTACGTGTGATCTACTCGAGTGGGTGATCTACAGGTGATCTACTCGAGTGGGTGATCTACGGGTGATCTACTCGAGTGGGTGATCTACAGGTGATCTACTCAAGCAGGTGATCTACATGTGATCTACTCGAGTGGGTAATCTACAGGTGATCTACTCAAGCGGGTGATCTACAGGTGATCTACTCGAGTGGGTAATCTACATGTGTTCTACTCGAGTGGGTAATCTACAGGTGATCTACTCAAGTGGGTAATCTACAGGTGTTCTACTCGAGTGGGTAATCTACAGGTGATCTACTCAAGTGGGTGTTCTACAGGCGTTCTACTCGAGTGGGTAATTACAGGTGTTCTACTCGAGTGGGTAATCTACAGGTGTTCTACTCGAGTGGGTAATCTACAGGTGTTCTACTCGAGTGGGTAATCTACGGGTGATCTACTCGAGTGGGTAATCTACAGGTGATCTACTCAAGCGGGTGATCTACAGGTGATCTACCCGAGTGGGTAATCTACAGGTGATCTACTCAAGCGGGTGATCTACAGTTGATCTACTCGAGTGGGTAATCTACAGGTGTTCTACTCGAGTGGGTAATCTACAGGTGATCTACTCAAGTGGGTAATCTACAGGTGTTCTACTCGAGTGGGTAATCTACAGGTGATCTACTCAAGTGGGTGTTCTACAGGCGTTCTACTCGAGTGGGTAATCTACAGGTGTTCTACTCGAGTGGGTGATCTACAGGTGTTCTACTCGAGTGGGTAATCTACAGGTGTTCTACTTGAGTGGGTGATCTACAGGTGTTCTACTCATGGGTGTTCTATAGGTGTTCTACTCGAGTGGATGATCTACAGGTGTTCTACTCATGGGTGTTCTACAGGTGATCTACTTGAGTGGGTGTTCTATAGGTGTTCTACTTGAGTGGGTGTTCTACAGGTGTTCTACTCGAGTGGGTAATCTACCGGTGATCTACCCGAGTGGGTGTTCTATAGGCGTTCTACTCGAGTGGGTAATCTACAGATGTTCTACTCGAGTGGGTAATCTACAGGTGATCTACTCGAGTGGGTGTTCTATAGGCGTTCTACTCGAGTGGGTAATCTACAGGTGTTCTACTCGAGTGGGTGTTCTATAGTTGTTCTACTCGAGTGGGTGTTCTATAGGTGTTCTACTCGAGTGGGTGTTCTATAGGTGTTCTACTCTAGTGGGTGATCTATAGGTGTTCTACTCGAGTGGGTGATCTATAGGTGTGCTACTCGAGTGGGTGTTCTATAGGTGTTCTACTCGAGTGGGTGATCTATATGTGTTCTACTCGAGTTGGTGATCTACAGGTGTTCTACTCGAGTGGGTGTTCTACAGGTGTTCTACTCGAGTGGGTGTTCTATAGGTGTTCTACTCGAGTGGGTGATCTATAGGTGTTCTACTCGAGTGGGTGATCTATAGGTGTTCTACTCGAGTGGGTGTTCTATAGGTGTTCTACTTGAGTGGGTGTTCTACAGGCGATCTACTCGAGTGGGTGATCTACAGGCGATCTACTCGAGTGGGTGATCTACAGGTGATCTACTTGACTGGGTGATGTACATGTGATCTACTCAAGTGGGTGATCTACATGTGATGTACAGGCTGGTGGTAGATTTCTGCATGAAGGATCTTCTATTTCTCATAGAGAAATGCAGAGAGTTTAATGTGTCCTATTTTTTAGCGCACATTTTGTTTAATATTACTTTGCTGCTTTACCCTGTATTACCCACAGTATCATCTAGAGCTACCCTGGTTTACCCTGTATTACTCACTGTATCATCTAGAGTTACCCTGATTTACCCTGTTTTACAGTCAGGGGCAGTTACAGAGCCCTGGAAGCCATGGTGAACTGCTACAGTAAGAGGTGGATGTGACCTGTGTGAACTCTGACCTCTGCCGTAGCCTCGTCCGAGTTGTGCTATTCCTGAAGCATAACATTCCCACGCCAGACTTTTATTCATAGgtgcctttcaagatacccaaggacactgtctatgaaaatataaaacataaaataaaacacaagaaAAGAATACTAGATAATAAGTGGTAGTAATGCAAAAATATCCAGATAATAATATTGATGTAATTGCACAATAAGTTCTGAGATTTCAAAAGAAAAAGACTGGAAGAGCTGAGTTGATAACTGCTCATAACTACAAAATGAGACGAGCTGAGTTTGTAACTGCTTCTAACTACAAAATGAGACGAGCTGAGTTTGTAACTGCTTCTAACTACAAAATGAGACGAGCTGAGTTTATAACTGCTTATAACTACAAAATGAGACGAGCTGAGTTTGTAACTGCTTCTAACTACAAAATGAGACGAGCTGAGTTTGTAACTGCTTCTAACTACAAAATGAGACGAGCTGAGTTTATAACTGCTTATAACTACAAAATGAGACGAGCTGAGTTTGTAACTGCTTCTAACTACAAAATGAGACGAGCTGAGTTTGTAACTGCTTCTAACTACAAAATGAGACGAGCTGGGTTGATAACTGCTGTAATCTAGACATGAGATTAAGAGCTGTAGTCTAGTAGTCTCATCTAGATGTGAGACTAAGAGCTGTAGTCTCATCTAGACCTGAGATTAAGAGCTGTGGTCTAGTAGTCTCATCTAGACGTGTGGAAAGCATGAAtaagagagtgaggaagagacagaCATGCAAATGCGCTGTCATAGCGATATTTATGATGTGGCTATCGGATCATAGACTGGAATGACCCAGACTTGTAACCTGACCTACGGAGGATTTAAGAAAATCTGGCACAGTGAGCCTAGGACAGGCTGGTTGATCCCACCAGGCTGTGGATATGATTAGAATGGATTCACTTTTATCATTGTTGAATTTGAGATGATTATTAATGTAAATCATTATTGAACTTAAGAAGATTTAAAGTATTTCATTTAAGACTGCTTTTATCATTACTGAAATTAAGATTATTTTACCTTCACTAAGAGTGTGTTCCCTCTGACGgatctgatctgggatcagtttttctttaacatCAGCTTAATTCTTTACATATTGTGAAGAATATTAAACTTTTGATTGAAGGGTTCAAGTATAGTACCAGAGTAAATGCAAAAACAGACATGACAGATGTGATGGTCCTACACGGCCACCGTGAACAGCCTTCTCACTGTGTCTCACGCATCTTACACTAAAGACCGATTGGTTAAGTGTCTCAAATGGATCAAGCTTAGTGAGACCACCCGCACCTGTTAGCAATTTGTTTTTGCAATTTTTGATGATGTTTTGACTGAACAAATGCCGATGGGGCATGGTTATGCGCatgcaattgtgtgtgtgtgtgtgtgtgtgtgtgaggatgtccCTGCTGACCTGGCCAGCAGATATGCCACCTGACCACTGATTCGTGGTAGCGTGGTTCTGGCCTGCTGCCTTCCAGGACAGACAACTGCAGGAACTCTAGGAATCAGACCTAAGCTCACATTGATATTTCTGCTGTCTTGGTCATGAGAGTGAGGCCGTCCTAGCTAATCCCATCTCAGTTTAGCCCTTTGGTTTACAGCACAGTCAGGGTCCCCCTGTCCTACAGCACAGTCAGGGTCCCCCTGTTCTACGGCACAGTCAGGGTCCCCCTGTCCTACAGCACAGTCAGGGTCCAGATATCCTCAGATGACTCGAGCAGACATCTTCAGAGGTCCGGCGTATTTTTAATTCTCAGAAGTGCAGGCGTTGTTCCAGGGTCAGATCGTTAGCAGCTCAGTAGGGTGCGgtacacagctgcacacacctTAACACCACAAGGCCCCGGTGGAAAGGTATGCGCTCTGTTCACTTTGAAGCTGGTGGTGGAACGCTTTGAAGAGCAGAGTGGCTGAGAGGGTGTAAGGGTGTAAGGATGGTCTTCAGTACTGCTCTGGGCAGTATACCTAGACCTAGGACTGCTCACGAGAAATAGattgggagggagggagggagggagggagagagagagagagagagagggagaagggaaaagggaaaatctgtctctctctctctctctatgtatgtgtgtgtgtgtgtgtgtgtgtgtgtgtgtgtgtgtgtgtgagagattctCTGCTGTTTTAGAATATTCAAGAATTTTATCTAACGTGAAAATTTAAATGGCAGTGAAAACGGGAAGAGGAAAATACATCGTGCTAAAACGCAGAGGCAACGCTACAAATAAACATGATGAAAAGCTGTGATGAAATTGCTAACCTGCCTTATGTGGATAGATATCGTTTAGAATGCTGCCTACTTAGACAACTCACTAGGTTGAGAGGTGACTAAATCACTAGTGTAagactgtatgtatgtgtgtgtgtgtgtgtgtgtgtgtgtgtgtgtgtgtgtgtgtgtgtgcgtgtgtgcgcacctCCTCTTGGGCAGGACATGGACTCCTTCAGGAACCCCTTCAGTATGATGGACAGCTTGATGTCAGGAATGAGGACCAGGATGGAGGACGTTCACAGGACCTTTGTGAGTTGCCCTCCTACCTCGTGCCTCAATCTGCCTCTACTCAACAGAGGCATGGAGGTTACCCACAATTCCTAGCGTGTGTTTGCTGAGTGTCCTCCCCATGAGCGGTGGAGCGTGGCTGTTGAAACCTGCTGTGGTTTGGTCCCAGGAGGACGCGTCCCCGGACACCAACTCACACGCCTTCAGGTCGTCCTCCGTAATGACCTACTCTAAAGTGGGAGACCAGCCAGCCAAGGTGTTCCAGGCCAGCTCACAGACACGCTGTGCTCCCGGGGGGGTGAGTACACCCACACAGGGCCAGACCACTCCAACAGGGTGAGGCCCCacactgacgtgtgtgtgtgtgtgtgtgtgtgtgtgtgtgtaatgtagatTAAGGAGACGCGGCGGTCTCTGAGGGACTCTGAGAGTGGTGTGGAGAAGATGTCTATTGGTCATCACATAAATGACAGAGGCCACGTCAtcgagaagaagaagaaccagaagacaggagagagagagttcaacCAGGACTTCCAGAACATGGACGAGAGTGAGTGGGTCATAGGTACTCAAACGAGAGTGAGTGGGTCATAGGTACTCAAACGAGAGTGAGTGGGTCATAGGTACTCAAACGAGAGTGAGTGGGTCATAGGTACTCAAACGAGAGTGAGTGGGTCATAGGTACTCAAACGAGAGCGAGGGGGTCATAGGTACTCAAACGAGAGTGAGTGGGTCATAGGTACTCAAACGAGAGCGAGGGGGTCATAGGTACTCAAACGAGAGTGAGTGGGTTATAGGTACTCAAACGAGAGTGAGTGGGTCATAGGTACTCAAACGAGAGTGAGTGTGTCATAGGTACTCGAACGAGAGTGAGTGGGTCATAGGTACTCAAACGAGAGTGAGTGGGGTCATAGGTACTCAAACGAGAGTGAGTGGGTCATAGGTACTCAAACGAGAGTGAGTGTGTCATAGGTACTCGAACGAGAGTGAGGGGGTCATAGGTACTCGAACAAGAGCGAGTGGGTCATAGGTACTCAAACGAGAGTGAGCGTGTCATAGGTACTCAAACGAGAGTGAGCGTGTCATAGGTACTCAAACGAGAGCGAGTGGGTCATGGGTACTCAAACGAGAGCGAGTGGGTCATAGATACTCAAACGAGGGCGAGAGCGAGTGGGTCCATAGGTACTCAAACGAGAGTGAGCGTGTCATAGGTACTCAAAAGAGAGTGAGTATGTCATAGGTACTCAAACGAGAGTGAGTGTGTCCTAGGTACTCAAACATGCGTGTGTGCTCTGAATTGTACATGTCACAGTGTCATTGAAAACTGAAGTAAGTATCAACACAGCAATTCCAACTCTTGTTATGTTACATGACTTTACTACTTTTACAAGAGTTTTGCAGTAACAGGAAGTCAGTGAGGTGAGCGATGCTGCCATACCTATCCCTCTGTAACAGGAAGTAAAACTTAAGGTCACTTTGGGACATTTGTGCTATTCTAAACTGTGCATGACTCCCAAACTGGCActcatgacctctgacccctgaccttcTTTGACCTTTATAGCTGAAGCACAGGCCTTTGACAATGAGTGGCAGAGGGAGGTGTCGCGGTTCCTGTGCAGCTCTCCAGCCGGGCGTCTGCAGGCCCCCCAGGCCCGGGGCGTGCACCGGGCGGCCATCGCCGGGCCCAACGACCACTACAACAACACACACGGGTCAGCAGCTCACCACAAAATGCCCCTGAGAAAACCATCGGGCCTCTGTTCTAACACAAATAACTTCATGACTCATTTTTACAGAGTACAGAAAAATGTCAACCAAAAAAGCATCGTGTCTTGTTTGGTTATGGTCAGGGTCTTCGGCCAATCAGCTGCCTGCAGCTTGGAGAAAAGGAACCATTGCATATAGAATGTTTACGGCCAATCATATTGTGTGATCAGACTGAATATAAAAGACTGTATTAAACTCAGAAGCTTGTAAAGACTTAATGTTGTGCTATCTCTGCAGAGAGAAACCTGTGGAAGGGAAGAAAACACACGTCTCCGAGCTCAACATCCGAAGCTCCGGCATGAAGAAGTAAAACTGCTGAGATTGAAATAAACGTGTTCCTGCTGTGTCTCCCTGCGTCTCCCTGTGTCTCACTGTGTCTCCTGTGCCGAGATCTCTATGGCCACTTGAACTGTGCTGTGTTACTGAGGAATTAAGAACATGCAGAAGTTTGAATCTTTAGTAATTTCTCTGAACAAAACCCCCTTCGTCCTTCATTTGACTAAGAAGTAAAAGTTTTTCTGTGAATTCTTGAATTTTCTTCTTTCCCATGCCCTTTGTGTTTACTAGTTCTTAAATTCAGAAGTGTTAGTAGTTTTAAAATGCACTTATGATTATTATACTCGTGTGTAATTTATTCTTACAGCTGTACTTTGGAAAAGTATAATTTGCTGTCTGAATTTATAAATAATAGTAAGGATGCAAAACAACCCTTTTTATACGGTGATTTGTCAGTGTTCTCTTTTTCAGCTGTCGGTTTAATGTTCTCTTGTGTCTCAGCTGTGGTTTCACTGAGATGTTTCAAAATGGAAGTGAGATATAAAGGCACAAACGGTGTATATAACTGGAGAATCACTGTCATCAATAAAACCTTTTCTTTAAGACATCTGAATTTTTCTGAAAGACATTTGTGTGCAATTCCGTTACAAGGCGTTGAGCACACTCAGTCAGACAGGGCAGAGTCCCGCAATAACCAGGGCTCACGTGAGCCACTATAACCAGGGCT contains these protein-coding regions:
- the mlf1 gene encoding myeloid leukemia factor 1, whose amino-acid sequence is MFNSLFRDFDEDPFFSDPFQAHHERMRQMMSGFADPFGHGLAPSITDGRHRGRREEGHRSTNVAARSLHGDMDSFRNPFSMMDSLMSGMRTRMEDVHRTFEDASPDTNSHAFRSSSVMTYSKVGDQPAKVFQASSQTRCAPGGIKETRRSLRDSESGVEKMSIGHHINDRGHVIEKKKNQKTGEREFNQDFQNMDETEAQAFDNEWQREVSRFLCSSPAGRLQAPQARGVHRAAIAGPNDHYNNTHGEKPVEGKKTHVSELNIRSSGMKK